In one Pseudomonas sp. MM211 genomic region, the following are encoded:
- the dibA gene encoding phosphodiesterase DibA translates to MSTRQGALRLTFNYLLAAGLWIVFSDMLLASLGLTVRQTEQIQVWKGLIFVLLTSALLYVTIRRHLERQARIGSALQASEERLSLALSATEDGLWDWDLRHQSIYYSAGYHALLGMKNGELSADREQWMQLLHPDDRQHYQRALADIMQATSDTSYENTYRLRHRDGSYRWVMSHGRLRLDAQGRPERFIGTVRDITQRRADADSLRQAAAVFEATQEGVLVTDARQNIVHINPAFSRITGYSEAEILGKHPTLLKSGRHDAAFYQHLWHSLQTQGTWSGEVWNRRKNGEIYPQWQCIRAIHDDNGLVSHYVAVFSDITVLKHSQHELDHLAHHDPLSNLPNRLLFTERVEHALERAQSEADRGAVLVVDLDHFKHINESLGHNVGDLLLKATGERLASQLGKGTTLARLGGDEFGLLSEDCKQTEQAAHLAQRLIDCLNEPFMLDGQELFISASIGICLYPDDAKTVEQVLRNVDSALFKAKSSGREGFAFYDQEQTEYARHRVELIAGMRHAIDNDELRVHYQPLRCLADGRMIGVEALVRWQHPQRGLVPPGEFIPIAEDSGMINAIDAWVLEHACRQMVSWRAAGSALQFVAVNISSRLFSRGELDQRVAQVLADTGLPAECLELEVTESAVMDDPDQAQALLERLRSLGVRLAIDDFGTGYSSLARLKRLPVQKLKLDQSFVAGLPHDKDDRAITRAVIALAHSMEMKVLAEGIERGEQQDYLRQLGCDYAQGYFIGHPVPADALNLE, encoded by the coding sequence ATGAGTACTCGCCAAGGCGCATTGCGCCTGACTTTTAACTATCTGTTGGCAGCCGGGCTGTGGATCGTCTTCAGCGATATGCTGTTGGCGTCGCTGGGCCTGACTGTCCGACAGACGGAGCAGATCCAGGTCTGGAAAGGCCTGATCTTCGTACTGCTGACCAGCGCCTTGCTCTACGTGACGATACGTCGCCATCTCGAACGGCAGGCCCGCATCGGCTCAGCCCTGCAGGCGAGTGAAGAGCGTCTCAGCCTGGCGCTTTCGGCAACCGAAGATGGCCTGTGGGATTGGGATTTGCGCCACCAGAGCATCTATTACTCCGCCGGTTACCACGCGCTGCTGGGCATGAAAAACGGCGAACTGAGCGCTGATCGCGAGCAGTGGATGCAACTGCTGCATCCTGACGACAGGCAGCATTACCAGCGCGCGCTCGCCGACATCATGCAGGCAACCAGCGACACCTCTTACGAGAATACCTACCGCCTGCGCCATCGCGACGGCAGCTACCGATGGGTAATGTCCCACGGCCGTTTGCGCCTCGACGCCCAGGGCCGCCCAGAGCGTTTCATCGGCACCGTAAGGGATATCACCCAACGACGCGCCGATGCCGACAGCCTGCGTCAGGCCGCGGCGGTCTTCGAAGCGACACAGGAAGGCGTGCTGGTCACCGATGCGCGACAGAACATCGTGCACATCAACCCCGCGTTCAGCCGCATCACCGGCTACAGCGAAGCGGAAATCCTCGGCAAGCACCCCACGCTGCTGAAATCCGGCCGCCACGACGCAGCCTTCTACCAGCACCTCTGGCACAGCCTGCAAACTCAAGGCACCTGGAGCGGTGAAGTCTGGAACCGCCGCAAGAACGGTGAAATCTACCCGCAGTGGCAGTGCATTCGCGCCATTCATGATGACAACGGCCTGGTCAGCCATTACGTCGCGGTGTTCTCCGACATCACCGTGCTCAAGCACTCCCAGCACGAGCTGGATCACCTCGCCCACCATGACCCGCTGAGCAACCTGCCCAATCGCCTGTTGTTCACAGAACGTGTCGAGCACGCCTTGGAGCGGGCCCAGAGCGAGGCGGATCGAGGTGCAGTGCTGGTGGTCGACTTGGATCACTTCAAGCATATCAATGAAAGCCTCGGCCATAACGTCGGTGATCTGCTGCTCAAGGCCACCGGCGAACGCCTGGCCAGCCAGCTCGGCAAGGGCACCACGCTGGCGCGCCTGGGCGGTGACGAGTTCGGCCTGCTCAGCGAAGACTGCAAGCAGACCGAGCAGGCCGCTCACCTGGCGCAACGGCTGATCGACTGTCTAAACGAGCCGTTCATGCTCGATGGGCAGGAGCTGTTCATTTCCGCCAGTATCGGTATCTGCCTGTATCCGGATGACGCGAAAACCGTCGAGCAGGTGCTGCGCAACGTGGATTCGGCGTTGTTCAAGGCCAAGAGCAGCGGGCGCGAAGGCTTCGCCTTCTATGATCAGGAACAGACCGAATACGCCCGACACCGGGTGGAGCTGATCGCCGGCATGCGCCACGCGATCGACAACGACGAGCTGCGCGTGCATTACCAGCCGCTGCGCTGCCTGGCTGACGGGCGCATGATCGGGGTCGAGGCGCTGGTGCGCTGGCAGCATCCGCAGCGTGGCTTGGTACCGCCGGGCGAGTTCATTCCGATCGCCGAGGACAGCGGTATGATCAACGCCATCGATGCCTGGGTGCTAGAACACGCCTGTCGGCAGATGGTCAGTTGGCGCGCCGCGGGCAGTGCCCTGCAGTTCGTCGCAGTGAACATTTCCAGTCGCCTGTTCAGCCGTGGCGAACTCGATCAACGCGTTGCTCAGGTGCTCGCCGACACCGGGCTGCCAGCCGAATGCCTGGAACTGGAAGTGACCGAGAGCGCAGTGATGGACGACCCGGATCAGGCCCAGGCGCTGCTCGAGCGTTTGCGCAGCCTGGGTGTACGCCTGGCCATCGACGACTTCGGCACCGGTTACAGCTCACTGGCACGCCTCAAGCGCCTGCCGGTGCAAAAGCTCAAGCTCGACCAAAGCTTCGTCGCCGGCCTGCCCCATGACAAGGACGACCGGGCGATCACCCGCGCGGTCATCGCCCTCGCCCACAGCATGGAAATGAAGGTGCTCGCCGAAGGCATTGAGCGCGGTGAACAGCAGGATTACCTGCGCCAGCTCGGTTGCGACTATGCCCAGGGATACTTCATCGGCCACCCCGTACCCGCCGACGCGCTGAACCTGGAGTAG
- the desA gene encoding delta-9 fatty acid desaturase DesA — translation MWYNGFLDLSVWQVIVVTLLMTHVTIVSVTVYLHRYSAHRSLELHPALKHFFRFWLWLTTAMNTREWTAIHRKHHAKCETAEDPHSPVVKGLGTVMRKGAELYAEEAKNQDTLRIYGKNCPDDWVERKVYSRVPMGGIALMMIINVALFGALGLTVWAIQMMWIPFWAAGVINGLGHAVGYRNFECRDAATNLVPWGIIVGGEELHNNHHTYPNSAKLSVKRWEFDMGWAWIQLFSFLRLAKVQRVAPIAHRVPGKGVLDMDTAMAILNNRFQIMAQYRKLVIGPLVKQELAKADESVRHQFRRAKRLLSREPSLLQDKQQVHIDAMLAHSQALKVIYEKRLALQQIWAKTSANGHDMLEAMKHWVQDAEASGIQSLRDFAEQLKTYSLRPAAV, via the coding sequence ATGTGGTACAACGGTTTTCTCGATCTGTCGGTCTGGCAAGTCATTGTCGTCACCTTGCTGATGACCCACGTCACCATCGTCAGCGTGACGGTCTATCTGCACCGTTACTCGGCGCATCGTTCCCTGGAACTGCATCCTGCGCTCAAGCATTTCTTCCGTTTCTGGCTGTGGCTGACCACTGCCATGAACACCCGCGAGTGGACGGCCATCCACCGCAAGCACCACGCCAAGTGTGAGACCGCCGAAGACCCCCACAGCCCGGTGGTGAAAGGGCTGGGCACGGTTATGCGTAAAGGTGCTGAATTGTACGCCGAAGAGGCGAAGAATCAGGATACCCTGCGTATCTACGGCAAGAACTGCCCCGATGACTGGGTAGAGCGCAAGGTTTACTCGCGTGTTCCCATGGGCGGTATCGCCCTGATGATGATCATCAATGTGGCGCTGTTCGGCGCGCTCGGCCTTACCGTCTGGGCGATCCAGATGATGTGGATTCCGTTCTGGGCCGCCGGTGTCATCAACGGCCTTGGCCATGCCGTCGGCTATCGCAACTTCGAGTGCCGTGACGCGGCCACCAACCTGGTGCCCTGGGGCATCATCGTGGGCGGCGAAGAGCTGCACAACAACCACCATACCTATCCCAACTCGGCCAAGCTGTCGGTCAAGCGCTGGGAGTTCGATATGGGCTGGGCGTGGATACAGCTGTTCAGCTTTCTGCGTCTGGCCAAAGTACAGCGGGTCGCACCGATCGCGCACCGCGTTCCTGGCAAGGGCGTCCTGGATATGGACACCGCCATGGCGATCCTCAACAACCGCTTCCAGATCATGGCCCAGTACCGCAAGTTGGTGATCGGCCCGCTGGTCAAGCAGGAGCTGGCCAAGGCTGATGAGTCGGTACGTCATCAGTTCCGCCGCGCCAAGCGGCTGCTATCCCGTGAGCCGAGCTTGCTTCAGGATAAGCAGCAGGTGCATATCGATGCGATGCTGGCGCACAGTCAAGCGCTCAAGGTTATCTACGAGAAGCGTTTGGCGCTGCAGCAGATCTGGGCCAAGACCAGCGCCAATGGCCATGACATGCTCGAAGCGATGAAGCACTGGGTGCAGGACGCCGAAGCCAGTGGCATTCAGTCCCTTCGTGATTTTGCCGAGCAGCTCAAAACCTACTCGTTGCGCCCCGCCGCAGTGTGA
- a CDS encoding GGDEF domain-containing protein yields the protein MDELGTIDLEELTMALLHSRAEGTRLREREQLFSTLLGSVNAVLWAFDWETQQIIYVSPAYELVFGRSAGLLLGDYGEWRNSIYPDDLEFAAESMAQVLETGAVEAREYRIIRADGEIRWLSDKCFIGRHSDSLASPIIFGIAEDITEKKQLEGELHRLATTDVLTQSSNRRHFFECAQSEFELARNQGQPLAFLLLDLDDFKHINDSYGHQAGDQVLQQLASCASSVLRRGDLFGRIGGEEFAALFPGCEPELASQIAQRLQREIQRLAFNHEGNAFGITVSQGLTSLRSGDPGLDVLYARADAAMYQAKRQGKNQIVTS from the coding sequence ATGGATGAACTCGGCACTATCGACCTGGAAGAGTTGACCATGGCGCTGTTGCACAGCCGCGCGGAAGGTACCCGCTTGCGCGAGCGCGAGCAGCTGTTCAGCACGTTATTAGGCAGCGTCAACGCCGTGCTCTGGGCGTTTGATTGGGAGACCCAGCAGATCATTTATGTCAGCCCGGCCTATGAGCTGGTCTTTGGGCGTTCGGCAGGGTTATTGCTGGGCGATTACGGCGAATGGCGTAACAGCATCTACCCCGACGATCTGGAGTTCGCCGCCGAGAGCATGGCGCAGGTTCTGGAGACCGGCGCAGTCGAGGCACGTGAATACCGCATCATCCGCGCTGATGGCGAGATTCGCTGGCTCAGCGATAAGTGCTTTATCGGCCGGCACAGTGACAGCCTCGCGTCGCCGATTATCTTTGGTATTGCTGAAGATATTACCGAGAAGAAGCAGCTCGAAGGCGAGTTGCATCGCCTGGCTACTACTGACGTACTTACTCAAAGCAGCAACCGCCGACACTTCTTCGAATGCGCGCAGAGTGAGTTCGAGCTGGCCCGAAATCAGGGGCAGCCGCTGGCCTTTCTGCTGCTGGATCTAGATGATTTCAAGCATATAAACGACAGCTATGGCCATCAGGCGGGCGACCAGGTACTGCAGCAACTGGCCAGTTGCGCCAGTTCTGTCTTGCGCCGCGGTGATCTGTTCGGGCGCATCGGTGGTGAGGAGTTCGCGGCGCTGTTTCCAGGCTGCGAACCAGAGCTGGCGTCGCAGATCGCCCAGCGTCTGCAGCGAGAAATTCAGCGCTTGGCCTTCAATCATGAAGGTAACGCTTTTGGCATCACCGTTAGCCAGGGGCTGACCTCGCTGCGCAGTGGTGACCCAGGTCTGGATGTGCTCTACGCCCGTGCTGACGCGGCCATGTACCAGGCCAAGCGTCAGGGGAAAAATCAGATCGTCACCAGCTGA
- a CDS encoding OprD family porin, translated as MKKASLALAVAAGTLGLTLGNVANAAFIEDSTAKLDLRNFYFNNDIRDSNSASTKEWGQGFQLNLQSGFTEGTVGVGVDAIGLLGVRLDGGGRAGKAGQSRAPSALFPLESDGSAVDEFSHLGVTGKLRVSKTEARIGTLMPKLPILVSNDGRLLPQTFEGGQITSNEINNLTLTGGLIEHAVGRASSNSTGLAVAGGTEQSNQFWFGGGDWKITPELVAQYYYANLDDYYKQHFAGLVHILPLGDKQSFKTDLRYFKTDSDGANSSGTAGYLTNGYTRNGDGEIDNNTWSAAFTYSLGSHAVMLGHQRVSENSNFVQINQGSLLPNEGAGGSSVYLLTDRLANSFTRAGERTTFGQYSYDFASVGVPGLKASVAYLKGTNIKTASGSDQKEWERDFTLDYVVQEGTFKGVGFAWRNAAFRSEAASDVDQNRLFVTYSLPLF; from the coding sequence ATGAAAAAAGCTTCCCTGGCGCTGGCCGTAGCCGCTGGCACCCTGGGTCTGACCTTGGGCAACGTTGCTAACGCTGCCTTTATCGAAGACAGCACCGCCAAGTTGGATCTGCGTAACTTCTATTTCAATAACGATATTCGTGACTCCAACAGCGCTAGCACCAAAGAGTGGGGCCAGGGCTTTCAGCTGAACCTCCAGTCCGGTTTCACTGAAGGCACCGTGGGAGTTGGTGTCGATGCAATTGGTCTGTTGGGTGTGCGCCTCGATGGTGGTGGCCGCGCTGGTAAAGCTGGGCAGAGCCGCGCACCTAGCGCGCTGTTCCCCCTTGAAAGCGATGGCAGCGCTGTCGACGAATTCAGCCACCTCGGGGTGACCGGCAAGCTGCGTGTGTCAAAGACCGAAGCGCGTATCGGCACACTGATGCCGAAGCTGCCGATTCTGGTATCCAACGACGGTCGTCTGTTGCCGCAAACCTTCGAGGGCGGGCAGATCACTTCCAATGAGATCAATAACCTGACCCTGACCGGTGGTTTGATCGAACACGCTGTCGGCCGTGCCTCGAGCAACAGTACTGGCCTGGCCGTTGCGGGCGGTACCGAGCAGAGCAATCAGTTCTGGTTCGGTGGCGGTGACTGGAAAATCACTCCAGAGCTGGTTGCGCAGTACTACTACGCCAACCTCGATGATTACTACAAACAGCACTTTGCTGGGCTGGTACATATTCTGCCGCTGGGTGACAAGCAGTCGTTCAAGACCGACCTGCGCTACTTCAAGACCGATTCCGATGGTGCCAACAGCTCAGGCACCGCTGGCTATCTCACCAATGGCTACACCCGTAACGGTGATGGTGAGATCGACAACAATACCTGGAGCGCTGCTTTCACCTACAGCCTGGGTTCTCATGCCGTGATGCTGGGTCATCAGCGCGTATCTGAAAACAGCAACTTCGTGCAGATCAACCAAGGCTCGCTGTTGCCCAACGAAGGTGCAGGTGGTTCTAGTGTCTATCTGCTGACTGACCGTCTGGCAAACAGCTTCACCCGTGCGGGTGAGCGTACGACCTTCGGTCAGTACAGCTACGATTTCGCCAGCGTCGGCGTTCCGGGTCTGAAGGCGTCGGTGGCTTACCTCAAGGGCACCAACATCAAGACTGCTTCTGGCAGCGACCAGAAAGAGTGGGAGCGTGATTTCACTCTGGACTACGTAGTGCAGGAAGGCACCTTCAAAGGTGTTGGCTTCGCCTGGCGTAACGCGGCATTCCGCAGTGAGGCCGCCAGCGATGTAGACCAGAATCGCCTGTTCGTTACCTACAGCCTGCCACTGTTCTAA
- the aguA gene encoding agmatine deiminase, translating into MSTLTTTPRADGFRMPAEWEPHSQTWMVWPERPDNWRLGGKPAQHAFTAVARAIAEFEPVTICVSAGQYENACARLQHEHIRVVEMTTDDAWVRDTGPTFVTNENGELRGVDWGFNAWGGFEGGLYFPWLRDDQVASKILGLEGRDRYRTEGFVLEGGSIHVDGEGTLITTEECLLNHNRNPHLNREQIEAVLADHLAIDKVIWLPDGLFNDETDGHVDNFCCYVRPGEVLLAWTDDPENPNYPRCQAALRVLESTRDAKGRALTVHKMPIPGPLYASEEECAGVDHVLGSQERSPEVRLAGSYVNFLIVNGGIVAPSFDDPKDAEAKAILERLFPEHRVVMVPGREILLGGGNIHCITQQQPAVTAAG; encoded by the coding sequence ATGTCGACCTTAACCACCACCCCACGCGCCGATGGCTTTCGTATGCCGGCTGAGTGGGAACCGCATAGCCAGACGTGGATGGTCTGGCCAGAACGCCCGGACAATTGGCGCCTGGGCGGCAAGCCTGCACAGCACGCGTTCACGGCCGTAGCCAGAGCCATCGCCGAGTTCGAACCGGTGACCATCTGCGTTTCCGCCGGGCAGTACGAGAATGCCTGCGCGCGCCTGCAGCACGAGCACATTCGTGTGGTGGAAATGACCACTGACGACGCCTGGGTACGCGATACCGGACCAACCTTCGTGACCAACGAGAATGGTGAATTGCGCGGTGTCGACTGGGGCTTCAATGCCTGGGGCGGTTTCGAGGGAGGCTTGTACTTTCCGTGGCTGCGCGATGACCAGGTCGCCAGCAAGATTCTAGGCCTGGAGGGCCGCGACCGTTACCGCACCGAAGGCTTCGTGCTCGAAGGCGGCTCGATTCACGTCGACGGTGAAGGCACTCTGATCACCACCGAGGAATGCCTGCTCAACCACAACCGCAACCCGCACCTGAACCGCGAGCAGATCGAAGCCGTGCTGGCCGATCATTTGGCCATCGACAAAGTCATCTGGCTACCGGACGGTTTGTTCAACGACGAGACCGACGGCCACGTCGACAACTTCTGCTGCTACGTACGCCCTGGCGAAGTACTGCTGGCCTGGACGGACGATCCGGAAAACCCCAATTACCCACGCTGCCAGGCCGCCCTGCGCGTGCTGGAAAGCACCCGCGACGCCAAAGGTCGTGCCCTGACCGTGCACAAGATGCCGATTCCCGGCCCGCTGTATGCGAGCGAAGAAGAATGCGCTGGTGTTGATCACGTACTGGGCAGCCAGGAGCGTAGCCCCGAGGTACGCCTGGCCGGTTCTTACGTGAACTTCCTGATCGTCAACGGCGGCATCGTCGCGCCGAGCTTCGATGATCCCAAGGACGCAGAAGCCAAAGCCATCCTCGAACGCCTGTTCCCTGAGCACCGCGTGGTCATGGTGCCGGGCCGCGAGATCCTGCTCGGCGGCGGTAATATTCACTGCATCACGCAGCAACAACCGGCAGTCACTGCAGCGGGTTGA
- a CDS encoding glutamine synthetase family protein — protein sequence MSTKLDQLSSWLKERKITEVECLVSDLTGIARGKISPTNKFLDEKGMRLPESVLLQTVTGDYVEDDVYYDLLDPADIDMICRPDENAVFIVPWAIEPTAQVIHDTYDKQGNPIELSPRNILKKVLRLYAEKGWQPIVAPEMEFYLTKRNSDPDFPLVAPMGRSGRPETGRQSFSIDAANEFDPLFEDMYDWCELQGLDLDTLIHEEGPAQMEINFRHGEALHLADQILVFKRTMREAALKHDVAATFMAKPITDEPGSAMHLHQSIIDKNTGKNIFSNEDGSMSELFMHHIGGLQKYIPELLPLFAPNVNSFRRFLPDTSAPVNVEWGEENRTVGLRVPDATPENRRVENRLAGADANPYLALAASLLCGYIGMVEGIEPSAPVVGRGYERRNLRLPLTLEAALERMETCQVVEQYLGKKFVSGYVAVKRAEHENFKRVISSWEREFLLLSV from the coding sequence ATGAGTACCAAATTGGATCAGCTCTCCAGCTGGCTGAAAGAACGCAAGATCACCGAAGTCGAATGTCTGGTCAGCGACCTGACGGGTATCGCCCGTGGCAAGATCTCGCCGACCAACAAATTCCTCGACGAAAAGGGCATGCGCCTGCCTGAAAGCGTATTGCTGCAGACCGTTACCGGCGATTACGTCGAAGATGACGTCTATTACGACCTGCTCGACCCTGCCGATATCGACATGATCTGCCGTCCGGACGAGAACGCCGTATTCATCGTGCCCTGGGCCATCGAACCGACTGCCCAGGTGATCCACGACACCTACGACAAGCAAGGCAATCCGATCGAGTTGTCGCCGCGCAACATCCTCAAGAAAGTACTGCGCCTCTACGCCGAAAAAGGCTGGCAACCCATCGTGGCGCCGGAGATGGAGTTCTACCTGACCAAGCGCAACAGCGACCCGGACTTCCCGCTGGTGGCGCCGATGGGCCGTTCCGGGCGTCCGGAAACCGGTCGGCAGAGCTTCTCGATCGACGCGGCCAACGAATTCGATCCGTTGTTCGAAGACATGTACGACTGGTGCGAGCTGCAAGGCCTGGATCTGGATACCCTGATCCACGAAGAGGGCCCGGCGCAGATGGAAATCAACTTCCGTCACGGCGAAGCGCTGCACCTGGCTGACCAGATTCTGGTGTTCAAGCGCACCATGCGCGAGGCAGCACTCAAGCATGACGTGGCGGCGACCTTCATGGCCAAGCCGATCACCGACGAGCCCGGCAGTGCCATGCACCTGCACCAGAGCATCATCGACAAGAACACCGGCAAGAACATCTTCTCCAATGAAGACGGCTCGATGAGCGAGCTGTTCATGCACCATATCGGCGGCTTGCAGAAGTACATCCCGGAGCTGTTGCCGTTGTTCGCCCCCAACGTCAACTCGTTCCGCCGCTTCCTGCCGGATACCTCGGCACCGGTGAACGTCGAGTGGGGCGAGGAGAATCGTACCGTGGGCCTGCGCGTGCCAGATGCCACGCCGGAGAACCGCAGGGTCGAGAACCGTCTGGCTGGCGCCGACGCCAACCCTTACCTGGCCCTGGCGGCCAGCCTGCTGTGCGGTTACATCGGCATGGTCGAAGGCATCGAACCGAGCGCTCCGGTGGTGGGGCGCGGCTACGAGCGCCGCAACCTGCGCCTGCCGCTGACCCTCGAGGCCGCGCTGGAACGCATGGAAACTTGCCAGGTGGTCGAGCAGTACCTGGGGAAAAAGTTCGTCAGTGGTTACGTAGCGGTCAAGCGTGCTGAACACGAGAACTTCAAGCGTGTGATCAGCTCGTGGGAGCGCGAGTTCCTGCTGCTCTCGGTGTGA
- a CDS encoding aspartate aminotransferase family protein codes for MTVKNPKTQQWQAMSRDHHLAPFSDFKQLAEKGPRIITRGEGVHLWDSEGNKILDGMAGLWCVALGYGREELVQAASRQMRELPFYNTFFQTAHPPVLELAKSLAEVTPAGMNHVVFTGSGSEGNDTMLRMVRHYWALKGKPSKKVIIARENGYHGSTVAGASLGGMKGMHEQGDLPIPGIVHIAQPYWFGEGGDMTPEAFGIWAAEELEKKILEVGEDNVAAFIAEPIQGAGGVIIPPDSYWPKVREILAKYEILFVADEVICGFGRTGEWFGSDYYGNTPDMMTIAKGLTSGYVPMGGLVVRDEIVAVLNEGGDFNHGFTYSGHPVAAAVALENIRILREEKILERVREETAPYLQKRLRELADHPLVGEVRGVGMLGAIELVKDKQTRERYPSDKAVGMICRGHCFENGLIMRAVGDTMIISPPLVISKTEIDELVDKARKCLDLTARALLV; via the coding sequence ATGACGGTAAAGAACCCGAAAACCCAGCAATGGCAGGCCATGAGCCGCGACCATCATCTGGCGCCTTTCAGTGATTTCAAGCAGTTGGCCGAGAAGGGCCCGCGCATCATTACCCGCGGTGAAGGCGTGCACCTGTGGGACAGTGAAGGCAACAAGATTCTCGACGGTATGGCTGGGCTTTGGTGCGTCGCGCTGGGCTATGGCCGTGAAGAGTTGGTGCAGGCTGCCAGCCGGCAGATGCGCGAGTTGCCGTTCTACAACACCTTTTTCCAGACCGCTCATCCGCCTGTGCTTGAGCTGGCCAAGTCGCTCGCCGAAGTCACCCCGGCGGGGATGAACCATGTGGTATTCACCGGTTCCGGTTCCGAAGGCAACGACACCATGTTGCGTATGGTGCGCCACTATTGGGCGCTCAAAGGTAAGCCGAGCAAGAAGGTCATCATCGCCCGCGAGAACGGTTACCACGGCTCCACCGTCGCAGGGGCCAGCCTGGGTGGCATGAAAGGCATGCATGAGCAGGGCGATCTGCCGATTCCTGGCATCGTCCATATTGCCCAGCCGTACTGGTTTGGCGAAGGTGGCGACATGACGCCAGAGGCCTTTGGTATCTGGGCAGCCGAGGAGCTGGAGAAGAAGATTCTCGAAGTCGGTGAAGACAACGTCGCGGCATTCATTGCCGAGCCGATCCAGGGAGCGGGCGGCGTGATCATTCCGCCAGACAGCTACTGGCCCAAGGTGCGCGAGATTCTCGCCAAGTACGAAATCCTCTTCGTCGCCGATGAAGTGATCTGTGGGTTCGGCCGTACCGGTGAGTGGTTCGGTAGCGATTATTACGGCAACACGCCGGACATGATGACCATCGCCAAGGGCCTGACCTCCGGCTACGTGCCAATGGGCGGGCTGGTGGTGCGTGACGAAATCGTCGCGGTCCTTAACGAAGGCGGTGACTTCAACCACGGTTTCACCTACTCCGGGCATCCAGTGGCGGCTGCCGTGGCGCTGGAAAACATTCGAATTTTGCGCGAAGAAAAGATCCTCGAGCGAGTCAGAGAAGAAACGGCACCGTATTTGCAGAAACGACTGCGTGAACTGGCGGATCACCCGCTGGTGGGGGAAGTGCGTGGAGTCGGCATGCTGGGCGCCATCGAGCTGGTCAAAGACAAGCAGACCCGCGAGCGTTATCCGAGCGACAAGGCTGTCGGTATGATCTGCCGCGGTCACTGTTTCGAGAACGGGCTGATCATGCGCGCCGTGGGCGACACCATGATCATTTCTCCGCCACTGGTGATCAGCAAGACGGAAATCGACGAGTTGGTGGACAAGGCCCGCAAATGCCTGGATCTCACTGCCCGTGCTTTACTGGTTTAA
- a CDS encoding polyamine ABC transporter substrate-binding protein: MIKTFGKTLLAVTLAGTVAGMAQADSKVLNVYNWSDYIAADTVAKFTKETGIKVTYDVFDSNETLEAKLFAGKSGYDIVVPSNNFLAKHIKAKIYQPLDKSKLTNWENLDKNLLKTVEVSDPGNQYAFPYMWGSIGIGFNPDKVKAALGENAPVDSWDLLFKPENIEKLKSCGVSFLDSPTEILPIALQYLGYEPTSTDPKQLKEAEELFLKIRPSVTYFHSSKYISDLANGNLCVAVGYSGDVYQAKSRAEEAGGKVNVAYNIPKEGAGTFFDMVAIPADAENVESAYAFMNFLMKPEIMAEITNEVQFPNGNAKATALVDEAIRNDPGIYPTEETMGKLYAFPDLPPAAQRAMTRSWTKIKSGR, from the coding sequence ATGATCAAGACTTTCGGCAAGACTCTGCTAGCCGTGACGCTGGCCGGCACCGTGGCCGGTATGGCGCAGGCAGATAGCAAGGTACTGAACGTCTACAACTGGTCGGACTACATTGCTGCGGACACCGTGGCCAAGTTCACCAAGGAAACCGGCATCAAGGTCACCTACGACGTCTTCGATTCCAACGAAACGTTGGAAGCCAAGCTGTTCGCCGGCAAATCCGGTTACGACATCGTGGTGCCGTCGAACAACTTCCTGGCCAAGCACATCAAGGCCAAGATTTATCAGCCGCTGGACAAGTCCAAGCTGACGAACTGGGAAAACCTGGACAAGAACCTGCTGAAAACTGTCGAAGTCAGTGATCCGGGTAACCAGTACGCCTTCCCGTACATGTGGGGTTCGATCGGCATCGGCTTCAACCCTGACAAGGTCAAGGCGGCACTGGGCGAGAACGCACCGGTGGACTCCTGGGATCTGCTGTTCAAGCCGGAAAACATCGAGAAGCTGAAGTCCTGTGGCGTGTCGTTCCTCGACTCGCCAACCGAGATCCTGCCGATCGCACTGCAGTACCTGGGCTACGAGCCGACCAGCACCGATCCGAAGCAGTTGAAGGAAGCTGAAGAGCTGTTCCTGAAGATCCGTCCTTCGGTCACCTACTTCCATTCGTCCAAGTACATTTCCGACCTGGCCAACGGCAACCTCTGCGTAGCCGTGGGCTATTCGGGTGACGTGTACCAGGCCAAGTCCCGCGCTGAGGAAGCCGGTGGCAAGGTCAATGTGGCCTACAACATTCCGAAGGAAGGTGCCGGTACTTTCTTCGACATGGTTGCCATCCCTGCCGATGCGGAAAACGTCGAGTCGGCTTACGCCTTCATGAACTTCCTGATGAAGCCGGAAATCATGGCTGAAATCACCAACGAAGTGCAGTTCCCCAACGGCAACGCCAAGGCGACTGCACTGGTGGATGAAGCCATCCGCAACGACCCGGGTATCTATCCGACCGAGGAAACCATGGGCAAGCTCTACGCCTTCCCGGATCTGCCGCCGGCTGCCCAGCGCGCCATGACCCGCAGCTGGACGAAGATCAAGTCCGGTCGCTGA